A window of the Desulforapulum autotrophicum HRM2 genome harbors these coding sequences:
- a CDS encoding LutC/YkgG family protein encodes MDPEKQFINTIKTALGRPGNQPPADLFTTSPSQEEKTLLEKIRTRTHQERVPLIEQLRQTVPSLHMDLHLEAGIEEAARAIGRLILEKEPEWGTSKSVVCWDHPLINQLKLSEVAELGQIPIHNTGYDGTDPQRKKEIRSQVEASFIGITSADYCIAATATLAMKTRPGHARSVSLVPSIHVAVVREEQLLADLRELYTLLKWDEAERKEGLTRNLTLISGPSKTADIELVMVHGAHGPRELHLFIIAAD; translated from the coding sequence ATGGACCCGGAAAAACAATTTATCAATACCATCAAAACCGCCCTGGGCCGACCCGGTAACCAGCCGCCAGCCGATCTTTTTACCACCTCGCCCTCCCAGGAGGAGAAAACCCTTCTTGAAAAGATCAGAACCCGGACCCACCAGGAGAGAGTGCCCTTGATCGAGCAACTCCGGCAGACCGTTCCCTCCCTTCATATGGATCTGCATCTTGAAGCAGGCATCGAAGAAGCAGCCCGGGCCATTGGGCGGCTGATCCTGGAAAAAGAACCGGAATGGGGAACCAGCAAGAGCGTTGTCTGCTGGGACCATCCCCTGATCAATCAGCTGAAACTTTCCGAGGTTGCTGAACTAGGACAGATCCCCATCCATAATACGGGATATGACGGGACCGATCCCCAGCGGAAAAAAGAGATCCGCAGTCAGGTGGAAGCTTCGTTTATCGGCATTACCTCTGCTGACTATTGCATTGCCGCCACTGCCACCCTGGCCATGAAGACCCGTCCCGGACATGCCAGATCCGTGTCCCTGGTGCCCTCCATTCATGTGGCGGTGGTCAGGGAGGAACAGCTCCTGGCCGACCTCAGGGAACTCTATACCCTTTTAAAATGGGATGAAGCAGAGCGTAAAGAGGGACTGACGCGCAATCTGACGCTGATTTCAGGACCGAGCAAAACCGCGGACATTGAACTTGTCATGGTTCATGGTGCCCACGGCCCGAGGGAACTCCACCTTTTTATCATTGCCGCGGATTAA
- a CDS encoding antibiotic biosynthesis monooxygenase family protein codes for MTVSIIIKRIVKDDTMAAQLAPFIVQLRSRAAAQPGFLSSQTFSCLDCEGEYLVISNWHTLEDWNRWMNSDERMVIQKNVDELLGDKTHYRYYEPVVGGISPRFQK; via the coding sequence ATGACTGTTTCCATTATTATTAAGCGCATTGTAAAAGATGACACCATGGCCGCCCAACTGGCTCCGTTCATTGTTCAGCTCAGGTCCCGGGCAGCCGCTCAGCCGGGTTTTCTGTCCAGCCAGACCTTCAGTTGTCTGGATTGTGAAGGAGAATATCTGGTCATCAGCAACTGGCATACCCTGGAAGACTGGAATCGATGGATGAACAGTGACGAGCGCATGGTCATCCAGAAAAATGTGGATGAACTGCTTGGGGATAAAACCCATTATCGCTATTATGAGCCGGTTGTGGGCGGTATCTCGCCCAGGTTTCAAAAATAG
- a CDS encoding amino acid ABC transporter permease: protein MVSFFNYAIEILPDMLSGAWVTIELSFVCITVGIIFGLILGVARVYSSKFIYWIVTAYVEFLRGTPCLLQLFFIYYGLGDMGLLLKPVLAAGLALGINTSVYQAEYFRGAIKSIKPGQMTAARAMGLGKWKAIRYIILPQALRLVIPSSSNEIIYMFKYTSVAFAVGVPELLSQADLTGAMNFRYFESYVVAAILYTIMVFVVAKIMAMIEKKVYIPGLQLSQ, encoded by the coding sequence ATGGTCAGTTTTTTTAATTACGCCATTGAAATTTTGCCCGACATGCTGTCGGGTGCCTGGGTCACCATTGAGCTGTCTTTTGTCTGTATAACCGTTGGCATTATCTTTGGTTTGATACTCGGGGTGGCAAGGGTATATTCCAGTAAATTTATTTACTGGATCGTCACCGCCTATGTTGAATTCCTGCGGGGGACCCCCTGCCTGCTTCAACTTTTTTTCATCTACTACGGACTGGGGGATATGGGACTTCTGCTCAAGCCGGTTCTTGCCGCAGGTCTTGCCCTGGGTATCAACACCTCTGTCTATCAGGCCGAGTATTTCAGGGGGGCCATAAAATCCATTAAACCCGGGCAGATGACCGCCGCAAGGGCCATGGGGCTTGGCAAGTGGAAGGCCATAAGGTATATCATCCTGCCCCAGGCCCTGAGGCTTGTAATTCCGTCGTCTTCCAACGAAATCATCTATATGTTCAAATACACCTCGGTTGCCTTTGCCGTAGGGGTACCCGAGCTTCTTTCCCAGGCAGATCTCACCGGGGCCATGAATTTTCGATATTTTGAGTCCTATGTGGTAGCGGCCATCCTTTACACGATAATGGTATTTGTGGTGGCTAAAATCATGGCAATGATCGAAAAAAAGGTTTACATTCCAGGACTGCAGCTTTCCCAATAG
- a CDS encoding amino acid ABC transporter ATP-binding protein, whose translation MSTILEVKNLTKKFVDNEVLKNVSFELEKGETLAVIGSSGSGKSTLLRCLNHLSAPDSGQILLEGVDITTPGTDINKVRADMGFVFQDFNLFTHLTILENVMFGPLRVRKLSKNEARQIAMEEIRKVGMADKIGAYPAQLSGGQQQRISIARALALRPKLILFDEPTSALDPELTGEVLSVMTALAKEGMTAIVVTHEMGFARSVADKVIFIDQGLIVEQGCPKKMFAAPQHERTRLFLNNFGGLE comes from the coding sequence ATGTCCACCATACTTGAAGTTAAAAATCTCACCAAAAAATTTGTCGACAATGAGGTGCTCAAAAATGTCTCATTTGAATTGGAAAAAGGAGAAACACTTGCAGTAATCGGATCGTCAGGATCGGGAAAAAGCACATTGCTCAGGTGCCTGAACCATCTGTCAGCACCGGATTCAGGACAGATCCTGCTGGAAGGCGTCGACATCACAACGCCTGGGACGGATATCAATAAGGTTCGGGCGGATATGGGGTTTGTCTTCCAGGATTTTAATCTCTTTACCCATTTGACCATTCTGGAAAATGTAATGTTCGGCCCCCTGAGGGTCCGGAAACTGTCGAAAAATGAGGCCAGGCAGATTGCCATGGAAGAGATCCGGAAAGTGGGCATGGCCGATAAAATCGGTGCCTACCCGGCCCAGCTTTCAGGTGGACAGCAGCAGCGGATTTCCATTGCCCGGGCCCTGGCATTAAGGCCTAAGCTGATTTTGTTTGACGAACCCACCTCCGCCCTTGATCCAGAGTTGACAGGAGAGGTGCTGAGTGTCATGACTGCCCTTGCAAAAGAGGGTATGACGGCCATTGTGGTCACCCATGAAATGGGGTTTGCCCGGTCCGTTGCCGACAAGGTCATTTTCATCGATCAGGGGCTTATTGTTGAGCAGGGGTGTCCGAAAAAAATGTTCGCCGCTCCCCAGCATGAAAGAACCCGACTCTTTCTGAATAATTTTGGCGGCCTTGAATAG
- a CDS encoding amino acid ABC transporter permease, which translates to MEIIKILISELPQFAKGTLVALEVLGGLLTVGMVLGLAIALAEIFGNAWVKFLATTLRKFLWAIPQLVLLFLVFYLPFDLNRMVAAILALGLCSSAFQSQIFRGAILSIQSGQLEAAKAMGLSLPGTIFHVVIPQMIRLSIGPWTNEFSSELKDTSLAYVVGVVEIMRNAKYVIAYTYGNTAAVYLFVGILYFTLTRIGTYFFYKLEEKLWVPGFGKRS; encoded by the coding sequence ATGGAAATTATTAAAATACTTATTTCAGAGCTTCCCCAGTTTGCAAAGGGAACTCTGGTTGCCCTGGAGGTTCTTGGGGGGCTGTTGACTGTGGGGATGGTGCTTGGGCTTGCCATTGCCCTGGCTGAAATTTTCGGCAACGCCTGGGTGAAATTCCTGGCAACCACCCTGCGCAAATTTTTATGGGCCATTCCCCAGCTGGTTCTTCTGTTTCTTGTGTTTTATCTCCCGTTTGATCTCAATCGCATGGTGGCTGCCATCCTTGCCCTGGGGCTATGTTCCTCAGCGTTTCAATCCCAGATATTCCGGGGTGCAATCCTCTCGATCCAGTCGGGACAGCTTGAGGCGGCAAAGGCAATGGGGTTGAGTCTGCCCGGTACTATTTTCCATGTTGTCATTCCCCAGATGATCCGTTTGTCCATCGGGCCCTGGACCAATGAATTCTCCTCAGAACTCAAAGATACCTCCCTTGCCTATGTGGTGGGGGTGGTGGAAATTATGCGGAACGCAAAGTATGTCATTGCGTATACCTATGGCAATACAGCTGCTGTTTATCTGTTTGTGGGAATCCTTTATTTTACGTTGACCAGAATAGGAACATATTTCTTCTATAAACTGGAAGAGAAACTCTGGGTTCCTGGCTTTGGGAAAAGGAGCTGA
- a CDS encoding ABC transporter substrate-binding protein: MFEFRKQILGAVFLFAVFFLSSLASADEVPVYKLGIDAAFPPWTWAEKGEIKGFDWELFQYIGEVEGFKVEAADIPWSAIIAALSKGKIDILAGGLSYTCKRAQVIDFALPHWKTDYWTLVKSDSKLNCITAMSKGANVGAQAGTTGYRWLKEELKDKGVDINIKPYESVELGIKELEIGRIDAFHVDSPTARGFIDAKRGVKPVCTGLHFDYSAYAVTPGDPHHLIEKINSGLKKAYESGKIEELVRKYLPWASVEAVPYLVDYKKLCSESN; this comes from the coding sequence ATGTTTGAGTTTAGAAAACAGATTCTGGGAGCGGTATTTCTTTTTGCAGTATTTTTTTTGAGCAGTCTTGCCTCAGCAGATGAGGTTCCGGTTTACAAACTGGGCATTGATGCGGCCTTTCCACCCTGGACATGGGCTGAAAAAGGCGAAATAAAGGGGTTTGACTGGGAACTTTTCCAGTACATCGGTGAGGTTGAAGGATTCAAGGTCGAGGCGGCAGACATTCCATGGTCAGCCATTATCGCAGCCCTTTCAAAGGGAAAAATTGATATTCTAGCTGGCGGTCTTTCCTATACCTGCAAACGTGCCCAAGTCATTGACTTTGCACTGCCCCACTGGAAAACAGATTACTGGACACTGGTTAAATCAGATTCAAAATTAAATTGTATTACAGCAATGAGCAAGGGAGCCAACGTGGGTGCCCAGGCCGGAACAACCGGATACAGATGGCTCAAGGAGGAACTCAAGGATAAGGGGGTTGATATTAATATCAAGCCCTATGAATCCGTTGAGCTGGGGATCAAGGAACTAGAAATTGGCAGAATTGATGCCTTCCATGTGGATTCCCCAACGGCCAGAGGGTTTATTGATGCCAAAAGAGGCGTAAAACCGGTGTGTACAGGGTTGCATTTTGATTATAGTGCCTATGCTGTCACCCCCGGGGACCCCCATCACTTGATTGAAAAAATAAATTCCGGACTCAAAAAGGCATATGAATCGGGTAAGATTGAAGAACTGGTTCGAAAATACCTGCCCTGGGCATCCGTGGAAGCCGTTCCCTACCTGGTTGACTATAAAAAGCTCTGCAGCGAATCCAATTGA
- a CDS encoding heterodisulfide reductase-related iron-sulfur binding cluster, translating into MGKSGKDLIHKVFVKCAGDSGCGVCRLHMEDDCLFFPELYRLQDQADESGLPPNTRELRNLIDLCTLCGLCPCQDIKMLILQAKAAFSDEKGIPLSSRMLSDIETIGRWGTTFSQVINPLKGLKPVVPLVKKALKIHPQRDLPGFPKQSFFLWAKKKGLDIPNPGNRGCTSKVAYFAGCSAGYLFPEVGKAAVRLLERNGIAVYVPTQECCSMPLIMEGDKTTSLKKIAANMERLLQCVQDGYDIVCSCPTCGYFFKKLLLENAYYSEAFQEQSGAGSKAMKVPLGGQRFTLVSRGSYRKLLKDDGYFSSLDPLKRIKLSNSVTDLGEYLLSIYLKGDLNINRVYQDVPMVYYAPCHLREQKIGQPYYSLLKSLEGSDIIQIGEAMECCGMGGHLGYKKSFHAHTLEIGQPLFKRFLSEKNRMIITDCLSCKIQFEQMLARKVFHPLELL; encoded by the coding sequence ATGGGGAAATCAGGGAAAGACCTGATACACAAAGTTTTTGTAAAGTGCGCCGGAGATTCCGGCTGTGGGGTGTGCAGGCTTCACATGGAAGATGATTGTCTTTTTTTTCCTGAACTCTATCGCCTGCAGGACCAGGCAGACGAATCCGGGCTGCCACCGAACACCCGTGAGCTTCGCAATCTGATTGACCTTTGTACCCTGTGTGGACTATGCCCCTGCCAGGATATAAAGATGCTTATTCTCCAGGCAAAGGCGGCTTTCAGTGATGAAAAGGGGATTCCGCTGTCCAGTCGGATGCTTTCAGATATCGAAACAATCGGTCGCTGGGGAACGACTTTTTCACAAGTCATTAACCCATTGAAGGGGTTGAAGCCAGTGGTCCCCCTCGTGAAAAAGGCCCTGAAAATACATCCCCAGAGGGATTTGCCTGGTTTTCCCAAACAAAGTTTTTTCCTCTGGGCAAAGAAAAAAGGTCTGGATATCCCGAACCCGGGCAATCGTGGGTGCACATCAAAAGTTGCCTATTTTGCAGGCTGCAGTGCCGGGTATCTCTTTCCGGAAGTCGGAAAAGCGGCTGTAAGGCTCCTGGAACGAAATGGCATCGCTGTTTATGTCCCAACCCAGGAGTGCTGCTCCATGCCATTGATCATGGAAGGCGATAAAACAACGTCGTTAAAAAAAATAGCTGCAAATATGGAGCGTCTTTTGCAGTGTGTTCAAGATGGCTACGACATTGTCTGTTCCTGTCCCACCTGCGGATATTTCTTTAAAAAACTGCTGTTGGAAAATGCCTACTATTCAGAAGCCTTTCAGGAGCAGTCAGGGGCTGGCAGCAAGGCCATGAAAGTTCCCCTTGGGGGGCAACGTTTTACCCTGGTGTCCAGGGGAAGCTATCGGAAACTGTTAAAGGATGATGGATACTTTTCCTCACTTGATCCTTTAAAAAGGATAAAACTATCGAACAGCGTAACGGATCTGGGAGAATACCTTCTCTCCATCTATCTCAAGGGTGATTTAAACATCAACCGGGTTTACCAGGACGTTCCCATGGTCTATTATGCCCCCTGTCACCTGAGGGAACAAAAAATCGGGCAACCCTATTACAGCCTTCTGAAATCACTTGAAGGTTCGGATATAATCCAGATCGGGGAGGCCATGGAATGTTGCGGTATGGGGGGGCATCTTGGCTACAAAAAATCTTTCCATGCCCACACCCTTGAAATCGGCCAGCCCCTTTTTAAAAGGTTTTTGTCTGAAAAGAACAGGATGATCATTACAGACTGTCTTAGCTGTAAAATACAGTTCGAGCAGATGCTTGCCAGGAAGGTTTTTCATCCCCTTGAATTGCTGTAA
- a CDS encoding diguanylate cyclase has protein sequence MKKFLLSICAIWIMFVTLSFFMNYTQAIKEQKRVALETGKSFFELILISRMWNSLHGGVYAPVTEKLKPNPYLKTPMRDIHVNKDLTLTMINPAFMTRQLSEIAIEKRRIQFHITSLNPIRPENSPSEREKQYLKAFEKGIKEVGISTDRGSSFFYMGALTTEKTCLGCHAEQGYKQGDIRGGISITFPFTMDPPIFFLLMGHLMIGAAGLCCSIIFGSRLGKAYTTIQQQALIDALTEIPNRRSFMETISRELKRSHRLKKPLSIILCDIDNFKLYNDTYGHSRGDRCLKRIALGIKNTLTRPVDFCARYGGEEFVVLLPDTSMKGAGHVAEKICLSIHGMNIAHERSLPFKAVTISLGVSTLDGAAFLSSDELLKNADMALYKAKENGRNRVELFNSPVV, from the coding sequence ATGAAAAAATTTTTACTATCTATTTGTGCCATATGGATCATGTTTGTCACCCTCTCTTTTTTTATGAATTACACCCAGGCAATTAAGGAACAAAAAAGAGTTGCCCTTGAGACTGGAAAAAGTTTCTTTGAATTAATATTAATCTCACGCATGTGGAATTCCCTTCATGGGGGGGTGTATGCGCCTGTCACGGAAAAATTGAAACCCAATCCATATCTTAAAACGCCAATGAGGGATATTCATGTCAACAAAGACCTGACGCTTACCATGATAAATCCGGCATTTATGACAAGGCAACTATCAGAGATAGCCATTGAAAAAAGACGTATTCAATTTCACATCACCAGTCTTAATCCAATTCGTCCGGAAAACAGCCCAAGTGAGAGAGAAAAACAATATTTAAAGGCGTTTGAGAAAGGTATAAAAGAAGTTGGGATCTCGACTGACAGGGGGTCTTCTTTTTTTTATATGGGGGCACTCACAACTGAAAAAACATGCCTGGGATGCCACGCAGAACAAGGATATAAGCAGGGGGATATCCGAGGTGGCATCAGTATTACATTCCCCTTTACCATGGATCCGCCAATCTTTTTTTTACTGATGGGTCATCTGATGATCGGTGCTGCAGGATTGTGTTGCAGTATCATTTTCGGATCACGATTGGGAAAAGCATATACCACAATTCAACAGCAAGCTCTAATCGATGCCTTAACAGAAATCCCAAACCGGCGCAGCTTCATGGAAACCATATCAAGGGAATTGAAACGCAGTCATAGACTCAAAAAGCCCCTGTCCATAATATTGTGCGACATCGATAATTTTAAACTGTACAATGATACCTATGGCCATAGCCGTGGTGACCGCTGCCTTAAACGCATTGCCCTGGGAATAAAAAATACGCTCACACGACCTGTGGATTTCTGCGCACGATATGGGGGTGAAGAGTTTGTTGTTCTCTTGCCGGACACATCCATGAAAGGAGCAGGACATGTTGCGGAAAAAATCTGTCTGTCCATTCACGGGATGAATATTGCCCATGAACGTTCGTTGCCGTTTAAGGCTGTCACCATAAGTCTCGGTGTCTCAACATTAGATGGGGCTGCGTTCTTGTCCAGTGACGAATTATTGAAAAATGCGGATATGGCATTATACAAAGCCAAGGAAAATGGACGAAACCGAGTAGAACTTTTCAATTCTCCAGTCGTATAA
- a CDS encoding polyamine ABC transporter substrate-binding protein, producing MIKKTMLMVILIFVFLSPNAWSGTNVLKIFTWSEYMDEVNFPKEFEAATGIKVYLDMYESNEEMMAKLQSGGLGQYDIIIPSDYIVPSLIHLNLLTPLDHSKLPNLKNLSEKFTSPDFDPGNKYSAGWQWGTVGLFYNKKKMSQADVQSWSVIFDPQKKSGTFYLMDSVRDMLGITLLYLGYDFNSTNPKELKAAADLLVSTKKREACLGFKGGVGGKNDVISGTAAAAVVYNGDAIQTVAEDPDTYGFLVPKEGSTIWIDSMCIPAKAPNLDSAHKWINWVLEPKVGASLSNYNHYATPNEAAKAYVSKEDLNNSGVWPTPEIIKTLIFVKDLGKDNKIVDQAWTRAKSH from the coding sequence ATGATAAAAAAAACGATGTTGATGGTGATATTGATCTTTGTATTTCTTTCACCCAATGCATGGTCAGGAACCAATGTGTTAAAAATCTTCACCTGGTCCGAGTACATGGATGAGGTCAATTTCCCCAAAGAATTTGAAGCAGCAACAGGCATCAAAGTATACCTGGACATGTATGAATCAAATGAGGAGATGATGGCAAAGCTGCAGTCAGGCGGCCTGGGACAATACGATATTATCATTCCATCCGATTATATCGTGCCAAGCCTGATCCATCTGAACCTGTTGACACCCCTTGACCATTCCAAACTACCCAATTTAAAAAACCTGAGTGAGAAATTTACCAGCCCGGACTTTGATCCCGGCAACAAATACTCGGCAGGATGGCAGTGGGGAACCGTTGGACTGTTCTACAACAAGAAAAAAATGAGCCAGGCAGATGTTCAGTCCTGGTCCGTTATTTTTGATCCACAAAAAAAATCCGGTACCTTTTATCTCATGGACTCGGTGAGGGATATGCTGGGGATAACCCTGTTATACCTTGGATACGATTTTAACTCCACCAACCCCAAGGAGCTGAAAGCTGCGGCAGATCTTCTTGTGAGCACAAAAAAGAGAGAGGCCTGTCTTGGATTTAAAGGCGGTGTGGGTGGCAAAAACGATGTGATTTCAGGAACCGCTGCTGCTGCCGTGGTTTACAATGGCGATGCCATTCAAACGGTTGCTGAAGACCCGGACACCTATGGATTCCTTGTTCCCAAGGAGGGCAGTACCATTTGGATCGACTCCATGTGCATCCCGGCCAAGGCCCCGAATCTTGATTCTGCACATAAATGGATTAACTGGGTTCTTGAACCCAAGGTGGGTGCATCCCTGTCCAACTACAACCATTATGCAACACCCAATGAGGCTGCCAAAGCCTATGTTTCCAAGGAAGACCTGAACAATTCAGGCGTCTGGCCTACACCGGAAATCATCAAAACCCTTATATTTGTAAAAGATCTCGGCAAGGACAACAAAATTGTTGACCAGGCATGGACAAGGGCAAAATCCCATTAA
- a CDS encoding ABC transporter permease, with product MKRINLLVNTMALGTICFLYLPLMAVAFFSVNNTKYGLAWKGFTLDWYLKLFQNEVILHAAWNTLVLAVVSTLVSTVLGTVLAIGMDRFPWPKRMNTILDLTLHLPVVIPDIILAAALVVAFGFLRQVSSWFEPGLFSMIIGHITFQVAFVALVVRSRLISIGKDVEEAARDLYASNAYLLWKITLPLLIPGIIAGAMLAFTLSLDDFVISFFTAGPDSVTLPLYIFAAVRRVVTPQIHALSTLVLLVTIVLVALMERFSRKTNTK from the coding sequence ATGAAACGAATCAATCTGCTGGTGAACACCATGGCCCTTGGAACCATCTGTTTTCTGTATCTTCCGTTGATGGCTGTGGCATTTTTCTCGGTGAACAATACAAAATACGGACTGGCATGGAAGGGATTTACCCTTGACTGGTATCTCAAGCTCTTTCAAAACGAAGTGATCCTCCATGCCGCCTGGAACACCCTTGTCCTGGCCGTTGTGTCCACCCTTGTTTCAACCGTTCTCGGTACAGTGCTGGCCATAGGGATGGATCGATTTCCCTGGCCCAAAAGAATGAACACCATTCTGGACCTGACCCTGCACCTGCCCGTGGTCATACCCGACATCATCCTTGCCGCAGCCCTGGTGGTTGCCTTTGGCTTCCTTCGCCAGGTTTCATCCTGGTTTGAACCGGGTCTGTTCAGCATGATCATCGGCCACATCACCTTTCAGGTGGCATTTGTTGCCCTGGTGGTCAGAAGCCGGCTGATCAGCATTGGAAAAGACGTTGAAGAGGCGGCAAGGGATCTGTATGCAAGCAACGCATACCTGCTGTGGAAAATCACCCTGCCTCTGCTGATCCCTGGCATCATTGCCGGTGCCATGCTTGCATTTACCCTTTCCCTTGACGATTTTGTCATCAGTTTTTTTACGGCAGGACCCGACTCCGTCACCCTGCCCCTGTATATCTTTGCTGCGGTCCGAAGGGTGGTCACCCCCCAGATCCACGCCCTGTCAACCCTGGTGCTGCTTGTCACCATCGTTCTGGTGGCTTTAATGGAACGTTTTTCAAGAAAAACGAACACAAAATAA
- a CDS encoding ABC transporter permease — protein MNRLMVWYGELVVQKDLIKRGALFLSPGMLWLMIFLVLPGLILVVISFAGRGDYGELVWDFSLENYRRLMGYGIFGWAPDYILILLRSVWVAIFTTGLSVILSYPLCFFIARKPVRTRYLWLMVVIIPFWTNMVIRTYSWFLILAPELPFAKLAAYLKLVSPGMALYPSAFAVYLGMISMFLPFVALPLFSSVERLDWTLVEAAQDLYASNLRIFMHAILPQTLPGLSVGIILTLVPAMGMFVVPDLLGGAKYMLVGNLIQQQFGASRDWAFGAAISMGLMVLTMFSLYLYRRKNKGIELL, from the coding sequence ATGAATAGGCTCATGGTCTGGTATGGGGAACTTGTCGTCCAGAAAGATCTGATTAAAAGGGGGGCATTGTTTCTAAGCCCCGGCATGCTGTGGCTGATGATTTTCCTGGTGCTTCCCGGTTTAATACTGGTGGTGATCAGCTTTGCCGGCAGAGGGGACTATGGTGAACTGGTATGGGATTTCAGTCTGGAAAATTATCGACGACTCATGGGGTATGGTATCTTTGGGTGGGCCCCGGACTATATCCTGATTTTGTTACGATCGGTGTGGGTGGCCATCTTTACTACGGGCCTGTCCGTAATTCTCTCCTATCCCCTCTGTTTTTTTATTGCAAGAAAGCCCGTGAGAACCCGGTACCTCTGGCTCATGGTGGTGATCATCCCCTTTTGGACCAATATGGTCATCAGAACCTATTCATGGTTTCTGATCCTGGCGCCGGAACTGCCCTTTGCAAAACTTGCAGCATACCTGAAGCTCGTTTCACCGGGCATGGCCCTTTACCCCAGCGCCTTTGCCGTTTATCTGGGCATGATTTCCATGTTTCTTCCCTTTGTGGCCCTGCCTCTTTTTTCAAGTGTTGAACGTCTGGACTGGACCCTGGTTGAAGCGGCACAGGATCTGTATGCGTCAAACCTGCGAATCTTCATGCATGCCATTCTGCCCCAGACCCTTCCCGGGCTTTCCGTGGGAATCATTCTAACCCTTGTGCCTGCCATGGGTATGTTTGTCGTGCCGGACCTTCTGGGGGGGGCGAAGTACATGCTTGTGGGCAATCTGATTCAGCAGCAGTTCGGGGCAAGCCGGGACTGGGCCTTTGGTGCGGCAATCAGCATGGGACTGATGGTATTGACCATGTTCAGCCTCTATCTCTACAGAAGAAAAAACAAGGGGATTGAACTATTATGA
- a CDS encoding ABC transporter ATP-binding protein, producing the protein MIKDKKGLYLRGINKTYGKVKAVNDINLEIKSGEFFTLLGPSGCGKTTLLRMIAGLALQDSGSIILEGEDITRLPAIKRQINTVFQSYALFPHLTIFENVAFGLRSRKVAEQAVKTRVQRAVEMLEIGNMLSRYPHQLSGGQNQRVALARALVNEPKVLLLDEPMSALDAKLRAQVQVELRRLQQKLGQTFILVTHDQDEALVVSDRIAVMKDGEIAQFGTSEEVYDAPRNRFVAEFLGAANLLTGKFHDGIFHTDIGNLELEKEPPWNEGVVAIRPEWIKVSDTQPEKNGIRAKVSEIIYRGTNRDLFFEPGSIRVRSSTYKNFNIGDELWLDMAPSDLVVLHE; encoded by the coding sequence ATGATAAAAGACAAAAAGGGGCTCTACCTCAGGGGGATCAATAAGACCTATGGTAAGGTAAAAGCCGTTAATGACATTAACCTTGAAATAAAATCAGGGGAGTTTTTTACCCTGCTCGGCCCTTCAGGGTGTGGCAAAACAACCTTACTGCGCATGATAGCAGGCCTTGCACTCCAGGATTCGGGCAGCATCATCCTTGAGGGGGAGGATATCACAAGGCTGCCTGCCATTAAACGGCAGATCAATACGGTCTTCCAGAGCTATGCCCTTTTCCCCCATCTCACTATTTTTGAGAATGTTGCCTTTGGCCTTCGTTCAAGAAAGGTTGCCGAGCAAGCGGTCAAAACCCGGGTTCAACGTGCCGTGGAAATGCTTGAAATCGGCAATATGCTCAGCCGCTATCCCCACCAGCTGTCCGGGGGTCAGAACCAGCGGGTGGCCCTTGCCAGGGCCCTGGTCAACGAACCCAAGGTGCTGTTGCTGGATGAGCCCATGTCAGCCCTGGATGCCAAATTAAGGGCCCAGGTTCAGGTGGAACTGCGGCGCTTACAGCAAAAACTGGGCCAGACCTTTATCCTGGTGACCCATGATCAGGATGAAGCCCTGGTGGTGTCCGATCGAATTGCCGTGATGAAGGACGGTGAGATTGCCCAGTTTGGCACCTCTGAAGAGGTGTATGATGCACCCAGAAACCGGTTTGTTGCAGAATTTCTGGGGGCAGCCAATCTGCTCACGGGAAAATTCCATGACGGAATCTTCCATACGGATATCGGCAACCTTGAGCTGGAAAAAGAACCGCCCTGGAACGAGGGTGTTGTCGCCATCAGGCCGGAATGGATAAAAGTTTCTGATACCCAACCTGAAAAAAACGGCATCCGGGCAAAGGTCAGTGAAATTATCTACCGGGGGACCAACAGGGACCTGTTTTTTGAACCCGGATCCATACGGGTCCGGAGCAGTACCTATAAAAATTTCAACATCGGAGATGAACTCTGGCTTGACATGGCACCCTCGGACCTGGTGGTGCTCCATGAATAG